One genomic region from Bacteroidota bacterium encodes:
- a CDS encoding phage tail protein encodes MQYYPPVGYFFTVTFVNNGADFGTNLAQNAFDCNFKEVGGLTSEIQMEYFAEGGVNDMQHPLPKGAKFGNITLKRGLLIKSELANWMYDSLENFQIVPREIVIILLGPLAVPVAGWHVTGAYPIKWEISGFNAMDNAIVIESIEFACQKHRRIILDSVTTI; translated from the coding sequence ATGCAGTATTATCCTCCTGTCGGGTATTTTTTTACGGTGACCTTCGTCAACAATGGCGCCGATTTTGGTACCAATCTGGCGCAGAATGCCTTTGACTGCAATTTCAAAGAGGTCGGCGGACTTACTTCCGAGATTCAGATGGAGTATTTTGCAGAGGGCGGAGTCAACGATATGCAACATCCGCTGCCTAAAGGAGCCAAATTCGGGAACATCACGCTCAAACGGGGGCTTTTGATCAAATCGGAACTCGCCAATTGGATGTATGATTCTTTGGAGAATTTCCAGATCGTCCCACGGGAAATCGTGATCATTCTGCTCGGCCCCTTGGCGGTACCCGTCGCAGGATGGCATGTCACCGGCGCCTACCCCATCAAATGGGAAATTTCAGGGTTTAATGCCATGGACAATGCCATCGTCATTGAAAGCATTGAGTTTGCCTGTCAGAAACACCGCAGGATCATTTTGGATTCCGTGACCACCATCTAA
- a CDS encoding phage tail protein, producing the protein MASYPLSSYHFQVVWGGANVSFQEVSGLNMNREKIAYRGGASPEYSDTFMPGRPTFDDIVMKRGIFKGDSDYHKWQQTIVLNEVERRDLTISLLGPDHAPVVTWKVKNAFPLKIEGPSFKSNANEVAIESITLAHEGVSVEYS; encoded by the coding sequence ATGGCTTCTTATCCATTGTCTTCCTATCATTTCCAAGTGGTTTGGGGCGGTGCCAACGTGAGCTTCCAAGAAGTCTCCGGCCTGAACATGAACCGCGAGAAAATCGCCTACCGTGGCGGTGCTTCCCCGGAATACAGCGATACCTTCATGCCGGGTCGCCCGACGTTTGATGACATCGTGATGAAACGCGGCATTTTCAAGGGCGACAGCGACTATCACAAGTGGCAACAAACGATTGTGCTCAACGAGGTGGAGCGTCGTGACTTGACGATCAGCCTTTTGGGTCCTGACCACGCACCGGTCGTCACTTGGAAGGTCAAAAATGCATTCCCTTTGAAAATCGAAGGTCCAAGCTTCAAGTCCAATGCCAACGAGGTGGCGATCGAATCGATTACACTCGCGCACGAAGGCGTAAGCGTGGAATATTCCTGA
- a CDS encoding phage tail sheath subtilisin-like domain-containing protein: MAEYLTPGVYVEEISTFPTSVVRVATAVPVFIGYTEKSGDDVNKKPIRISSLIDYETLFGGEPNSLASGRKIVVQLKADGSVNKVNVDLKFYLYHCLRHFYANGGGDAYIYSLGTYDAPYVGFPGSGFTAANWAATDGSSLTGTKASFATLEQADEPTLILTPDAYAFLDPLDLGEVQAAALAHCNKMQDRFAIFDVQHIGANDALADADTFRTDIGNNFLKYGAAYYPELKTSLGPNGNIGLEDFDLVDLDDDPLTLDDLATASADPNLIAYNQIVADLLTLPDAAALAADYAALDDDAALLTDADFRTQLKDKGLAVKALVQSLYDLGGSLTNPAAKALVLDEIAAGSTLNTVAQTLLDYDRGFADIVGVDGGPVPLLAIVNADFGGGAYTGAPNYTLAAVALGAPPLPIYATTAAGFAAFQVLFDMALDLIEPILTELTAIRDGLKSNLFATSKVFSDILLAIRNTGYTLPPSGAMAGVYASVDANRGVWKAPANVSLTAVTEVRKLRGDELDDLNISANTGKSINAIRAFRGQGILVYGARTLAGNDNEWRYVPVRRLFIMVEESVKKAVEPFVFDPNTANTWMKIKGMIESFLLGLWRDGALAGAVPKDAFFVNVGLGQTMTADDILNGRLIVEIGMAAVRPAEFVILKFMHKMQE, translated from the coding sequence ATGGCTGAATATTTAACACCTGGAGTTTATGTCGAAGAGATTTCGACATTTCCAACGTCGGTAGTGCGGGTGGCGACAGCGGTTCCTGTATTCATCGGCTATACCGAGAAATCGGGCGATGATGTCAATAAAAAACCCATTCGGATCAGTTCGCTTATCGATTACGAGACGCTGTTTGGTGGCGAACCCAACAGCTTGGCAAGCGGGCGGAAAATAGTCGTGCAATTGAAGGCCGACGGTTCCGTAAACAAGGTCAATGTTGACCTGAAATTTTACCTGTACCACTGCCTGCGTCATTTTTATGCCAATGGCGGCGGAGATGCTTACATTTATTCGTTGGGCACATACGATGCACCCTATGTCGGATTTCCCGGCAGCGGATTTACGGCAGCAAACTGGGCCGCTACGGATGGGAGCAGTCTCACGGGCACGAAGGCTTCCTTTGCCACCCTTGAGCAAGCAGATGAGCCGACGCTGATTTTGACGCCGGATGCGTATGCTTTCCTGGACCCATTGGATCTTGGCGAAGTACAGGCTGCGGCCTTGGCCCATTGCAACAAAATGCAGGACCGATTCGCCATTTTTGATGTGCAACATATTGGTGCCAACGATGCCCTCGCCGATGCGGATACGTTTCGTACGGATATCGGAAACAACTTCCTCAAATACGGGGCGGCCTATTATCCCGAACTGAAAACTTCCCTTGGCCCGAATGGAAACATTGGCTTGGAGGATTTTGACTTAGTGGACCTCGATGACGACCCATTGACACTGGACGATTTGGCGACGGCGTCGGCTGATCCCAATTTGATTGCTTACAATCAGATCGTTGCGGATTTGCTCACCTTGCCTGATGCGGCTGCTTTGGCTGCCGACTATGCGGCATTGGACGATGATGCCGCGCTGCTGACAGATGCGGACTTCAGAACGCAGTTGAAGGACAAAGGCTTGGCGGTCAAAGCGCTGGTTCAATCGCTTTACGATCTGGGCGGAAGTCTGACCAACCCCGCAGCAAAAGCCCTGGTGCTGGATGAAATCGCTGCGGGCAGTACGCTCAACACCGTTGCCCAAACGCTGTTGGATTACGACCGTGGATTTGCAGATATCGTTGGGGTAGACGGCGGTCCGGTGCCATTGCTTGCGATTGTAAATGCCGATTTTGGCGGAGGTGCCTATACCGGTGCGCCGAACTATACCTTGGCGGCAGTCGCTTTGGGTGCACCTCCCCTTCCGATTTATGCGACAACCGCAGCTGGATTTGCGGCATTTCAAGTGTTGTTTGATATGGCATTGGATCTGATTGAGCCGATCTTGACGGAACTGACTGCGATCCGTGACGGATTAAAATCCAATCTGTTTGCAACGAGCAAGGTCTTTTCCGACATTCTGTTGGCGATCCGCAATACCGGTTACACCTTGCCCCCAAGCGGGGCGATGGCTGGTGTTTATGCGAGCGTCGATGCCAACCGTGGTGTATGGAAAGCGCCTGCCAATGTAAGTCTTACGGCAGTAACCGAAGTACGCAAACTCCGCGGAGATGAGTTGGACGACTTGAACATCAGTGCCAATACTGGCAAGTCGATCAATGCAATACGCGCCTTCAGAGGACAAGGGATCTTGGTCTATGGTGCGCGGACGCTTGCCGGCAACGACAACGAATGGCGGTATGTGCCTGTGCGCAGACTCTTCATTATGGTCGAGGAATCGGTCAAAAAGGCGGTGGAACCCTTTGTCTTCGACCCCAATACAGCCAATACCTGGATGAAAATCAAGGGAATGATCGAGAGCTTCCTGTTGGGTCTTTGGCGCGACGGAGCATTGGCCGGGGCAGTCCCCAAGGATGCCTTTTTTGTGAATGTCGGCCTCGGTCAAACGATGACGGCCGATGACATTCTCAATGGCCGTTTGATCGTGGAGATCGGCATGGCAGCCGTGCGCCCCGCCGAATTTGTGATCTTGAAATTCATGCACAAAATGCAGGAATAG
- a CDS encoding phage tail sheath family protein, translating into MVLDPKTPGVYVQEVSIFPPSITSVATAIPAFIGYTDIQPSPNVPVRISSMNDYVANFGGAHKYVNIDITNAALVGGYVPTFHANNFFLYYAMQMYFANGGGPCYVISVGDYGATPAATDFANISWKDGAFAKLILEDEPTLIVMPELKLFASGAAYTVYQHALRQCNELQDRFVIIDVIDDPASATDMTPITNLHSAIGNQYLKYGAAYYPDLKTTLTYPPEAVVFVGGALAGKTMAHALSSTVSLEADQWVSREKDVRAALAKLSITLPPSSTIAGVYASVDRSRGVWKAPANVSVTAVVKPVITITNDIQNDLNVPANGKAVNAIRSFTGKGVLVWGARTLAGNDNEWRYVPVRRLFIMVEESIRKATEWVVFEPNDANLWLKVKTMIENYLLNLWKDGALAGAVSKDAFFVKIGLNQTMTAQDILEGKLIVEIGMAAVRPAEFVILKFSHKLQVS; encoded by the coding sequence ATGGTTTTAGATCCCAAAACCCCAGGCGTCTACGTTCAGGAGGTCTCCATTTTCCCTCCGTCAATCACGTCGGTGGCAACCGCGATTCCAGCGTTTATCGGCTATACCGACATTCAACCCTCCCCCAATGTGCCCGTGCGCATCAGCTCGATGAACGACTATGTCGCCAACTTTGGAGGCGCGCATAAATATGTCAACATCGACATCACCAACGCTGCTCTGGTCGGAGGATATGTCCCAACGTTTCATGCCAACAATTTCTTCCTTTACTATGCCATGCAAATGTACTTTGCCAATGGCGGGGGACCATGTTATGTCATCTCGGTCGGCGACTACGGCGCGACGCCTGCCGCGACCGATTTTGCCAACATTTCCTGGAAGGATGGTGCTTTTGCCAAGTTGATCCTGGAGGATGAGCCAACGCTGATCGTCATGCCGGAGCTGAAGCTGTTTGCCTCTGGCGCAGCATATACGGTGTATCAGCATGCGCTGCGTCAATGCAATGAATTGCAAGACAGGTTTGTGATCATCGACGTGATCGATGACCCTGCGAGTGCAACAGATATGACGCCGATTACCAATCTACATTCGGCGATCGGCAATCAATACCTCAAATACGGGGCAGCCTATTATCCCGATTTGAAAACAACACTGACTTATCCGCCCGAAGCGGTAGTTTTTGTGGGCGGCGCTTTGGCTGGCAAAACAATGGCCCATGCCCTGTCGTCCACTGTGTCCCTTGAGGCAGATCAATGGGTTTCTCGCGAAAAAGATGTCCGGGCAGCGTTGGCCAAACTCTCCATTACCTTGCCACCGAGCTCGACGATTGCAGGGGTCTATGCCTCGGTGGACCGCAGTCGTGGCGTGTGGAAGGCGCCTGCCAATGTGAGTGTGACCGCGGTCGTGAAGCCGGTGATCACGATCACGAACGACATCCAAAACGACCTCAATGTGCCTGCAAATGGCAAAGCTGTGAATGCCATCCGGAGCTTCACGGGGAAAGGTGTCCTGGTTTGGGGGGCGCGAACCTTGGCCGGCAATGACAATGAATGGCGTTATGTGCCCGTGCGCAGGCTTTTCATCATGGTGGAAGAATCCATCAGGAAGGCAACCGAATGGGTCGTTTTTGAGCCGAATGATGCCAATCTTTGGCTCAAGGTCAAAACCATGATCGAAAATTATCTGCTCAATCTTTGGAAGGACGGCGCACTTGCCGGGGCAGTTTCCAAGGATGCCTTTTTCGTGAAGATTGGGTTGAATCAGACGATGACTGCCCAAGACATCCTTGAAGGCAAATTGATCGTGGAAATCGGCATGGCGGCGGTTCGTCCTGCAGAGTTTGTCATTCTGAAGTTTTCCCACAAATTGCAAGTTTCCTGA